In Bradyrhizobium sp. CCBAU 051011, the following are encoded in one genomic region:
- a CDS encoding suppressor of fused domain protein has translation MLSRFKIPLFNRGADTANSFERRLAIYQGELDEPEFTSRDPGDRRIDVHAFGRDFVPDCEEGSDEGYVLLTNGMSEQRMAVPDQAKEAKACAELMWYVREGTTEICSNLRWLASVPFIDNTWFGFGHRVPMPAPPVRCTDFKTFLFLTPIIAPDQRIAEQLSIAGDPVEILTVNLISDREYALIKNEGLDAFLDLLDENDYPPIFDPSRKSYV, from the coding sequence ATGCTGTCACGTTTCAAGATACCGCTGTTCAATCGAGGGGCAGATACTGCGAATTCCTTTGAGCGGCGGCTGGCCATCTACCAAGGCGAACTCGACGAACCCGAATTCACCTCCCGCGATCCCGGCGACCGTCGTATCGACGTTCACGCCTTCGGCCGGGATTTTGTGCCGGATTGCGAAGAGGGTTCGGATGAAGGCTACGTTCTTCTGACCAACGGCATGAGCGAGCAGCGCATGGCCGTACCGGATCAAGCCAAGGAGGCAAAGGCATGCGCCGAGCTGATGTGGTACGTCCGCGAAGGAACGACGGAGATTTGCAGCAACCTGCGCTGGCTCGCTTCGGTGCCGTTCATCGACAACACCTGGTTCGGGTTCGGGCACCGTGTGCCCATGCCGGCGCCGCCTGTCCGGTGTACGGACTTCAAGACCTTCCTGTTCCTCACGCCGATCATCGCCCCTGATCAACGCATCGCGGAGCAGCTTTCGATCGCGGGGGACCCGGTGGAAATCCTGACCGTCAACCTGATCTCCGACCGCGAATACGCGCTGATCAAGAACGAAGGCCTCGACGCGTTTTTGGATCTGCTCGACGAGAACGATTACCCGCCGATCTTCGATCCGTCGCGAAAATCGTATGTTTAG
- a CDS encoding NAD(P)-dependent oxidoreductase, with protein sequence MRGVFVDANESLAVIFERLEQPGDPKVRINRDPDISPEQYPEILDGAEIAIVDHTALPTAVAKKCAGLKHVVFLGTGARSYMNPEELAETGIHVHLIKGYGDTAVAECAIALMWEGARGLAKMDRGIRAGNWLRDDGMQLTGKTLGLIGFGGIAAEVARIALGSGMRVIAWNRSPKKYPKVEFLDYDEVLTESDVVSIHLLLNDETRGMISRACIEGMKPGVILVNTARSAIVDEEAMIDALKSGQIRHAGLDVFNIEPLPADHPLTKLDNVTLSAHSAFRTPEASENLMSAAWEHCRRIAKGK encoded by the coding sequence ATGCGCGGAGTTTTTGTCGACGCCAATGAATCGCTCGCCGTGATCTTCGAGCGACTGGAACAGCCCGGCGATCCCAAGGTGCGGATCAACCGCGATCCTGATATCAGCCCGGAGCAATATCCTGAGATCCTCGACGGCGCCGAAATCGCCATCGTCGATCACACGGCGCTGCCGACTGCTGTTGCAAAAAAGTGCGCCGGACTGAAGCACGTCGTTTTTCTCGGCACCGGCGCACGCAGCTACATGAATCCCGAAGAGCTCGCCGAGACCGGCATCCATGTGCACCTGATCAAGGGCTATGGTGATACTGCGGTGGCCGAATGCGCCATCGCGCTGATGTGGGAAGGCGCGCGCGGCCTCGCAAAGATGGACCGCGGCATCCGCGCCGGCAACTGGCTGCGCGACGATGGCATGCAACTGACCGGCAAGACGCTCGGCCTGATCGGCTTCGGCGGCATTGCTGCCGAAGTCGCGCGCATTGCGCTCGGCTCCGGCATGCGGGTGATCGCCTGGAACCGATCGCCGAAGAAATATCCCAAGGTCGAGTTCCTCGATTACGATGAAGTGCTGACCGAGAGCGACGTGGTCTCGATCCATCTGCTCCTGAACGACGAGACGCGCGGCATGATCTCGCGCGCCTGCATCGAGGGGATGAAACCCGGCGTGATCCTCGTCAACACGGCGCGCAGCGCCATCGTCGATGAGGAGGCGATGATCGACGCGCTGAAGTCCGGCCAGATCCGCCATGCCGGCCTCGACGTCTTCAACATCGAGCCGCTGCCGGCGGATCATCCGCTGACGAAACTCGACAACGTGACACTCTCGGCGCATTCGGCGTTCCGCACGCCGGAGGCGAGCGAGAATTTGATGAGCGCGGCGTGGGAGCATTGCCGGCGGATTGCGAAGGGGAAATAG
- a CDS encoding Zn-dependent hydrolase, with product MTKIGSNLQIDSARLWGTIHETAKFGATPKGGVRRLTLGPEDKQVRDWFRNACEAAGLEVHVDTLGSMFGVRKGRDMSRAPIGLGSHLDTQPTGGKYDGVLGTLAALEVVRTLNDAGIETEMPICICNWTNEEGSRFAPAMMASAAYVGDFTTDDILSRKDAEGVTVAQALDSIGYRGDRPVGTQKFSGFVELHIEQGPILEAENKTIGVVDSGQGVLWYDGKITGFESHAGSTPMPLRRDALATLSEIVLAMEAIAKKHGPKAVGTIGEAVIANPSRNVIPGEIAFTVDCRSADAAIMDALDKDLRAAIAEIAARRKVEVQFDLIWRKPPTHFDPKLVDAVESAAKMLGYSHRRITSGAGHDACNLNTVMPTAMVFVPCKDGISHNELEDATQADCAAGANVLMHTVLALAGVAS from the coding sequence ATGACCAAGATCGGATCCAACCTGCAAATCGATTCCGCCCGGCTGTGGGGCACGATTCACGAAACCGCCAAATTCGGCGCCACCCCGAAAGGCGGTGTGCGACGGCTGACGCTGGGGCCCGAGGACAAGCAGGTGCGCGACTGGTTCCGGAACGCCTGCGAGGCCGCAGGGCTGGAGGTACATGTCGACACGCTGGGCTCCATGTTCGGCGTGCGCAAGGGCCGGGATATGTCGAGAGCTCCGATTGGACTGGGCTCGCATCTCGATACGCAGCCGACCGGCGGCAAATATGACGGCGTGCTCGGCACGCTGGCGGCGCTGGAAGTGGTGCGCACACTCAACGATGCCGGGATCGAAACCGAGATGCCGATCTGCATCTGCAACTGGACCAATGAGGAAGGCTCGCGGTTTGCGCCGGCGATGATGGCGTCCGCCGCCTATGTCGGCGATTTCACCACTGATGACATTTTGTCACGCAAGGACGCCGAGGGCGTCACCGTGGCGCAGGCGCTCGACAGCATCGGCTATCGCGGCGATCGCCCGGTAGGAACGCAGAAATTCTCGGGCTTCGTCGAACTGCATATCGAACAGGGTCCGATCCTGGAGGCCGAGAACAAGACCATCGGCGTGGTCGATTCCGGCCAGGGTGTGCTGTGGTACGATGGCAAGATCACCGGCTTCGAGAGCCATGCCGGCTCGACACCGATGCCGCTGCGGCGCGACGCGCTGGCGACGCTGTCGGAAATCGTGCTGGCGATGGAAGCAATAGCAAAGAAGCATGGTCCCAAGGCCGTCGGCACGATCGGCGAGGCCGTGATCGCCAATCCCTCACGCAACGTGATTCCTGGCGAGATCGCCTTCACCGTGGATTGCCGCAGCGCCGATGCCGCGATCATGGATGCGCTGGATAAGGATCTGCGCGCCGCAATTGCCGAGATCGCGGCACGGCGCAAGGTCGAGGTCCAGTTCGATCTGATCTGGCGCAAGCCGCCGACGCATTTCGATCCCAAGCTGGTGGATGCGGTAGAGAGTGCCGCAAAGATGCTCGGCTATTCCCATCGCCGCATCACCTCCGGCGCCGGCCACGATGCCTGCAACCTCAACACCGTGATGCCGACAGCGATGGTGTTCGTGCCCTGCAAGGACGGCATCAGCCACAACGAACTGGAAGACGCCACCCAGGCCGATTGCGCGGCGGGCGCCAACGTGCTGATGCATACCGTGCTGGCGCTGGCCGGCGTCGCATCCTGA
- a CDS encoding LysR family transcriptional regulator, with amino-acid sequence MTDFKAIETFMWVVTLGSFRGAAQKLNTTQPAISQRIAQLEREVGVRLLQRDRRMVLPTPSGRQLMVYAEKLIGLRSEMLAVVGDRSAMRGVLRLGVAETIVHTWLSQLIKSVNHAYPNLSLEIEVDITSNLRTRLLAQEIELAFLLGPLTAPSVSNRVLCDYPVGFLASPSLGLGTRQLTVHDLAKFPIITFPRKTPPYEVVRSLFNRPDLPPMRLHASASIATVIHMAIEGLGIAVIPTAIVESEMTDGRLQLLSTDVQLPKLTFSASWLASPDTVAVERVAELAANLARGGVIVDGPPQARH; translated from the coding sequence ATGACTGATTTCAAGGCAATTGAGACCTTCATGTGGGTAGTGACGCTCGGCAGCTTTCGCGGCGCGGCCCAGAAGCTCAACACCACCCAGCCCGCGATCTCGCAGCGGATCGCCCAGCTCGAACGCGAAGTCGGCGTGCGGCTGCTGCAGCGCGACCGCCGCATGGTGTTGCCGACGCCCAGCGGACGGCAATTGATGGTCTATGCCGAGAAGCTGATCGGGCTGCGCTCTGAAATGCTCGCTGTCGTCGGCGATCGCTCGGCGATGCGCGGCGTGCTGCGGCTCGGCGTCGCCGAAACCATCGTGCACACCTGGCTGTCGCAACTGATCAAGAGCGTCAACCACGCCTATCCCAACCTCTCGCTCGAAATCGAGGTCGACATCACCTCGAACCTGCGGACGCGCCTTTTGGCGCAGGAGATCGAACTCGCCTTCCTGCTCGGGCCCTTGACGGCGCCGAGCGTCAGCAACCGCGTGCTGTGCGATTATCCCGTCGGCTTCCTCGCCAGCCCCTCCCTCGGGCTCGGCACCCGCCAGTTGACGGTGCATGATCTGGCGAAATTTCCGATCATCACCTTTCCGCGCAAGACGCCGCCCTATGAGGTGGTGCGCTCGCTGTTCAACCGGCCGGACCTGCCGCCGATGCGCCTGCACGCCAGCGCCTCGATCGCGACCGTCATTCACATGGCGATCGAAGGCCTCGGCATTGCCGTGATTCCGACCGCGATCGTCGAAAGCGAAATGACCGATGGACGGCTGCAATTGCTGTCGACCGATGTGCAACTGCCAAAGCTGACGTTTTCGGCGAGCTGGCTGGCCTCGCCGGATACCGTCGCCGTGGAACGCGTAGCCGAGCTTGCCGCAAATCTGGCGCGGGGTGGCGTCATTGTTGACGGGCCGCCGCAGGCGCGTCATTGA